A segment of the Streptomyces sp. ITFR-21 genome:
CTTCCTCGCCGAAATCACGACGGCGCGCTGCGCCACCTACCAGGCGTTCGACTGGGGCGCGGCGGCCCGTCTGCCGTACCTCCCGCGCCTGCGGCACGGCCGAACCGTCCTCTCCTCGGCCCGCTGGCTCCTGAACGCCGCCGACCTCGTCCCGCGTATGGCCTCGACCTCCGCCTGGGACGCAGCGCTGACGACTTGGCGCAGCCGGCTGCGCGTCCCGGCCGCCGTCGTCCTGTGCGAGGGAGATCTCCGCCTGCCCCTGGACCTCGACCGGCCGCTGCACCGGGCGCTGCTGCGTTCCCGCCTCGACCGCACGGGCGGCGTCGAGTTGCGCGAGGCCCCGTCGTCGGCCGACCTCGCCTGGGTCGGCCGGGCGCACGAGTTCCTTCTGCCATTACGCCTGGTACGTCCCGAGAACGCCGGTGGTCTTTTGACGACGCCCAGTCCGGTCCGGCGTGACGCCGAGCATCTGCCCGGTGCTTCCCCGTGGCTCCACGTACGCGTCCACGGGCACCCGGACCGCCAGAACGACATCCTGACCGGCTACGTGCCCCGACTCTTCGCCGCATGGGACGAACCGCCGCTGTGGTATTTCACCCGGCACCGCGACACCACGCGGCCCGATAGCGCCCAACACCTCACGCTGCACGTACGGTTGCCGTCGCCCGACCATTACGGCGCCGCCGCCGGCAGAGTGGGCGCGTGGGCTGCCGACCTGCGTGCCGACGGTCTGGCGCCCGGCGTCGAGCTGGTCGGCCACCGACCCCAGACCGGTCGCTACGGTCACGGCACGGCGATGACGTCCGCCGAAAGGGTGTTCGCCGCCGACTCCACCGCCTCGTTGGTCCAGATCGAGTTGGCCATCCGCACCGGCGTACCCGCCGAGGCCGTCACCGCAGCCGGGTTCGTCGACCTCGCGTGCTCCTACGCCGCGACGACGGCCGACGGCTTACGTTGGCTGGCGGCCGAACTGCCCCGGGAACGTGGACGACTCGACACCGGCCTGCGCGACGCGACGTTCCGGCTCGCCGACCCGAGCGGCGAGTGGACGGCCCTGCGAAGCCAACCCGGCGGTGAAGCAGTCCTGTCGGCCTGGGAACAGCGGAAGATCGCGCTGGCCGACTATCGTGAGCAGCTCGCTCTTCAGCAGGACGATCCGTTCTCCGTCCTCCGGTCGCTCCTTCACCTGCACCATGTGCGCGCCCTCGCCGTCGACCCCGAACGCGAGTGCGTTACCAACCGCCTCGCCCGCGCCGTCGCACTACGCCTGATCGCCCGCGGTTCCGGGACCTCCTCGTGACCGCCCCGAATCTCTCCGCTGCCACTGCGGCCGAAGTCCTCGCCGGTCATCTGGCCACGCCTCCGACGCCGTCGGCCGACCGCCCGTGGCTCGCGCAGTCCCTCCACCAAGGCGCCGCCGGGATGGCACTCGTGCACATCGAACGCGCGCACCACGGCAGTGGCAGTTGGCAGACGGCACACGCCTGGGTGACCGCCACGACTCACGACGGAGTCAGCGCCGCCGACGACACCGGCCTGCACTTCGGCGCCCCGGCGGTCGCGTACGTCCTCCAAGCGGCACAGGCCGACGGGACCGCTCGCTACGGCAGTGCCCTGGCAGCCCTCGACCGGCACGTCAGCGCGCTCGTCCACCGCCGCGTCGATGCCGCTTTCGCACGTATCGACCGCGGTGAGCTCCCCGACTTCGCTGAGTACGACCTGCTGCACGGCCTGACCGGCATCGGTGCGCACCTGCTGCAACGCGAAGCAGGCGGTGAAGGGTTGGGGCGCGTCCTTCGGTATCTGGTCACCCTGGCCAGGCCCTTGCGCGTCGACGGGACCGCGCTGCCGGGCTGGTGGGTCGGCCACGATCCGCAGCGACGCGACGGCTCGCCTGAGTTCGCTGGCGGCCACGCCAACCTGGGCATCGCGCACGGCGTCACGGGGCCGCTCGCGCTGCTCGCCCAAGCTCTACGCCGGGGAATGGAGGTGGACGGCCATCGCGAGGCCATCGAGACCATCTGCGCCTGGCTGGACGCCTGGCGGCAGGACGCCGACACCGGACCGTGGTGGCCGCAGTGGATCACCCGCGATGAACTGCACACGGGACGTCCGCGGCAGCGCGGCCCACTCCGGCCGAGTTGGTGCTACGGAACCCCCGGCATCGCCCGCGCGCACCAACTCGCCGCGATCGCCACCCATGACGTCGCCCGCCAGGAGATGGCCGAGTCCGCCGTCGCGCGATGCCTGTCCGACCCGGCCCAGCTCGACCGCATTACGGACGGCGGTCTCTGCCACGGCTGGGCCGGCGTCCACCAGACCGCTTGGCGGGCTGCCCAGGACGCTCGTACGCCGGAGATCCGCGGGTGCCTGCCGCGGTTGGCGGACCACCTCCTTTCGTACGCCCAGACCGAAGCGTATGAGCGGGCCGGGCATGTCGGCCGAGGCACAAGGACCGCTGATCCGCGCGGACTATTGGAGGGCGCCGTCGGCCTCGCGCTCGCCCTCCAGACCGCCGCGCACGACGCGTCGCCGATCACGTCGTGG
Coding sequences within it:
- a CDS encoding lanthionine synthetase C family protein, which codes for MTAPNLSAATAAEVLAGHLATPPTPSADRPWLAQSLHQGAAGMALVHIERAHHGSGSWQTAHAWVTATTHDGVSAADDTGLHFGAPAVAYVLQAAQADGTARYGSALAALDRHVSALVHRRVDAAFARIDRGELPDFAEYDLLHGLTGIGAHLLQREAGGEGLGRVLRYLVTLARPLRVDGTALPGWWVGHDPQRRDGSPEFAGGHANLGIAHGVTGPLALLAQALRRGMEVDGHREAIETICAWLDAWRQDADTGPWWPQWITRDELHTGRPRQRGPLRPSWCYGTPGIARAHQLAAIATHDVARQEMAESAVARCLSDPAQLDRITDGGLCHGWAGVHQTAWRAAQDARTPEIRGCLPRLADHLLSYAQTEAYERAGHVGRGTRTADPRGLLEGAVGLALALQTAAHDASPITSWDACLLIN